Proteins encoded within one genomic window of Acomys russatus chromosome 5, mAcoRus1.1, whole genome shotgun sequence:
- the Rfk gene encoding riboflavin kinase: protein MRSLPFFCRGQVVRGFGRGSKQLGIPTANFPEQVVDNLPADVSTGIYYGWASVGSGAVHKMVVSIGWNPYYKNVKKSMETHIIHTFKEDFYGEILNVAIVGYLRPEKNFDSLESLISAIQGDIEEAKKQLDLPEHLKLKDDNFFQVSKDKILNGH, encoded by the exons ATGAGGAGCCTGCCGTTCTTCTGCCGCGGCCAGGTGGTGCGTGGCTTCGGCCGCGGCTCCAAGCAGCTGGGCATCCCTACAG CCAATTTTCCTGAACAAGTAGTAGACAATCTTCCAGCTGATGTGTCCACTGGTATTTATTACGGTTGGGCCAGTGTCGGCAGTGGCGCTGTCCATAAAATGGTGGTGAGCATAGGATGGAACCCGTACTACAAGAATGTGAAAAAGTCCATG GAAACCCACATCATACATACCTTCAAAGAGGATTTCTATGGGGAAATTCTCAATGTGGCCATTGTTGGCTACCTTAGACCTGAGAAGAACTTTGATTCTTTAG agtcACTTATTTCAGCGATTCAAGGTGATATTGAGGAAGCTAAAAAGCAACTGGATTTACCAGAACATTTGAAACTCAAAGATGACAACTTCTTCCAAGTCTCTAAAGACAAAATTTTGAATGGCCACTGA